In Mycolicibacterium lutetiense, the sequence GGCCAAAATGGAGGTGTTGAAGACGGTGGCCGCGGGGCGCCTGCGGCGGGGGAATACCGCCCAGGATTTATCACCGCGGTAACACTGCGGGCCGGGCGCAAAGACGGTGGTGGCGGCGAACAACAATCCGCGAGCAGACACAGAATCGCCCCTTCCACGTCGGAAAGGGGCGATTCTGTGTCTGCTCGGCGAGGAAGCTACTGGATGTAGCCTGACGCCGACTGCAGGTGCGCGACGGCGTCGTCGACGATCTTCTCGACCAACTCGGCACACGACGGCAGATCGTTGATGATGCCCGCCACCTGGCCCGAGGCCAGCACGCCGGCGTCGGTATTGCCGTCCACCAGACCGGCTTTCAGCAGCATCGCGGTATTGGCCTTCATGACGATCTGCGACCAGGTGAGTTCTTTACCCTCGCGCATCGCGAGGCCGTCCTTGGCGATCGACAGCCAGGACATCCCCGAGTACTTCTTGAACTTCTGGGCGTTGCTGACCGCAGCGGCGAGGCTGCGCACCCCTGAGCCGCTTTCGAGCTTCTCGACCAGGCCGGTACGCAGCACCCGGTGCGGCATGCCGTCGACCCGGGTGGACACCACGGTGCCGTCGAGTGCGGCCTGCAGGTACCGCTCCTTGACGGTGTCGGGCACGGTGGAATCCGAGGTCAGCAGGAATCGGGTTCCCATGGCAACCCCGGCCGCACCGTAAGACAGTGCGGCGGCCAGGCCGCGGCCGTCGAAGAAACCGCCGGCCGCGATCACCGGCATGCCGGTGTCCTTGACTGCGTCGAGCACCGAGGGCAGCAGCAGAGTGGTGGCGACGGGACCGGTGTGGCCACCGCCCTCACCGCCCTGCACGATCACCGCGTCCGCACCCCAGCCGGCCACCTTCTTGGCGTGCTTGGCCGCACCCACCGACGGAATCACCACGACGCCGGCATCTTTCAGCTTGGTGATCAGCTCAGGCTTGGGAGCTAGAGCGAAGGAGGCGACTTTGACTCCTTCGCGGATCAGGAGGTCGACGCGCGCACCGGCATCGCCCGCATCGGCACGCATGTTGATGCCGAAGGGCTTGTCGGTGGCTGCCTTGACCTTGGTGACGGCGGTCTGCAGTTCCTCGAGCGTCATCGTTGCCGACGCCAGGATGCCGAGCCCGCCGGCATTGGAGGTTGCGGCGACCAGTCGTGCACCGGCCACCCAGCCCATCCCGGTCTGGACGACGGGATGCTCGATGCCGACCAGTTCGGTGAGCGGTGTCTTGAGCTTGCCCACTATTTCGCCTCGACTGCTTTCACTTCCTTGTCGCGCAACGACTTCGGATCGATGACCTCGCGCAGGAGCGTGAGCTCCTCGTCGGTCGGCAGACGGGTCTCGCCGGCAGCCTCCAAGCCGTGCACCTCAAAGGTCGTGTTGTCCGCGACCTGCTGAGCGTCGACGCCCGGGTGCAGCGACACGGCACGCATCTGGTGCTCGGGGCCGTTGAAGTCGAACACACCCAGGTTCGACACCACCTGGTAGACGTTGGCGAACCGGTAGGCCGGGTTCTCCGGATTGCCGTCGTTGTTGAAATTGATTTTGTCCCAGCCGATTCCGGAGACGATATCCACCGATTCGGTGAACACCCGCTTGGAGTGATTACCGACGAAGTAGCTGGTGGCGTGGTTGATGCTGTTGCCGGGCGCGCCGCGGACACCGAACATCTGGCGGGTCGGCTGCTGGATCGGGCCGAACGCCGACAGGTTCTGGTTGCCGTAGCGGTCGATCTGGTTGGCGCCCATCACCACATGGCGCTTGCCCCAGGCCAGGGTCTCGAAGACCCGGTTGAACGGCATCCAGCCCTCGACGGCGAAGGGGGCGCCGATCGCCGGGGTATCGGCCAGGATCCGGGCTTCACCGTCGGTCAGCAGGATGTCGGGGGAGAAGGTCAGCCGGGCCAGGCGGGCACCGATCTGGACGACGGTGGTCATCGGGCTGGCCATGATCTCGCCGGCGTCGCGGAACAGTTCGGCGCAGGCGATGGCACACACCTCGGCACGGGTCACGGCAATCACTTGCTGGCCTCCTGATCTTGCTTGAACTTCCGCACGGCTGCCTGGTAATCGGCCTCGCTACCGGACAGGTACGTCTTGACGAACTCGGCCCAGGTCTCCTCGGAGCCGGCGGCCTCGGCGTAGTGGCGCTGGAACTTCTCGTCGCGCCGGTAATCGGGCTCGTTGGTGGTGAAGTGCGCACCGCCCGGAGCCTCGACCACGGAATCGACCATCATCCGGTTGATCAGCAGGGCCTGTGTCGGAACGGCCTTGACCAGTTCCTCGGTGGACACCACGCGCTCCACCGAAAGGAAGCGACGCTGTGCCGACATCAGGAACAGATCGTCGAAGTAGGGATCGATACCGGTGTAGGCGGCATTGCCCTTGGCGTCACCGAGATTCATGTGCACGAAGGCCGCGTCGAGGTTCAGCGCAGGCATCGCGATGAGCTCCTCGTAGTGCTCGCCGGTCGGGTAGGGGGATTTCACGGTCTTGAGCTCGTCGCCCCAGAACGTGCGGACGTCGCTACCGAGTCCGGCGCGGATCGGCAGGAACGGCAGCCGCTGGGCGGCAGCCTGCAGGCCGCAGCGCAGCATGCCCTCATCCATCTCACGGGCCTCGATCGCGCCGGTGGTGCGGGACTTGGCGAACCAGGGGTCGTAGAACGGCGGCGAGTCCAGCGACACGAAGCCGTAGTAGGCGCGCTTGACCTTGTCTGCCGAGCACAGCAGGCCGAGGTCGGGACCGCCGTAGGTGACCACGGTCAGGTCTTTGACGTCGGTACGCAGCAGGGCGCGCACGAAGGCCATCGGCTTGCGCCGCGAGCCCCAGCCACCGATGCCGATCGTCATTCCGCTTTCGATCGAGGCGACTGCCTCGTCGAGAGTTGTCCGCTTGTCTGTCATTTCTCCCCTTCTCGCTTCGCTCGTGCCCGCCGAATCATTTGGATCGCTTCTCGGTTCCGGCGAACGCGTCACGGTGCTCGTCGGACACACCGGACAGGTTGAGTTCGAAGGTGAAACCCTGCTCCATGCGGTAGCGCGCGTTGACGGGCTGCACGTCGATGAAGTTCAGCGCCTCCTTCGCGGCGCGGATCACCCGGGTGTCCTTGCTGGCGATGTCGCGGGCGACGCGCAGCGCCGACTCGTCGAGATCCTCACGCGGAACCACCTCGTGCACCGAACCGAAGTGGTGCAGCGTCTCGGCGGGAACGGTTGCGGCGGTGAAGAACAGCCGACGCATCAGGTGCTGGGGGACCAGGCGGGACAGGTGAGTGGCGGCACCCAACGCTCCACGTTCTACTTCGGGGAGGCCGAACTTGGCGTCATCGGAGGCGACGATCACGTCGGCGTTGCCGACCAGGCCGATCCCGCCGCCCACGCAGAAGCCGTTGACGGCCGCGACGACGGGAACCTCGCACTCGTACACCGCCTTGAAGGCGTGGTAGCAGCCCCGGTTGGCGTCGATGAGCGCGCCGAATCCCTCGGTGTTTTGCATCTCCTTGATGTCGACGCCGGCGTTGAATCCGCGGCCCTCGGCACGCAGGATCACCACGTGGGTGCTGCGGTCGCGGCCGGCTGCGGTGATCGCATCGCCGAGTTCGAACCAGCCTGCCGACGGGATGGCGTTGACGGGCGGGTAGTTGACGGTGACCGAGACGATGCCCGGCTCGACTGTCTTGGTGGTGATCGTCATCAATCCACTTCCTGAAGGGGTCGCTACCTAAGCAAGCACTTGCTTGGTACGCTAGCACAGTGACCGATACGCCAGAAGCTGGTGCCATCAATTTGGGTTTGACCGGCAAGGTGGTCCTGGTGACCGGCGGGGTGCGCGGAGTCGGCGCGGGAATCAGCGCGGTTTTCGCCGGTCAGGGCGCCACCGTGGTGACCTGCGCACGCCGTCGGGTTGAGGGGCTGCCCTACGAATTCCACAGCTGCGACGTCCGCGATGACGAATCGGTGGCCGCCATGATCGCGGCCATCGTGGCCAAGCACGGTCGGCTGGACGTCGTGGTGAATAACGCCGGTGGATCGCCGTACGTCGCAGCCGCCGATGCGTCCGCCAAGTTCAGCACCAAGATCATCGAACTCAACCTGCTCGGGCCGCTCTCGGTCTCCCAGCACGCGAACGCCGTGATGCAGAAGCAGGAGACCGGCGGTTCGATCGTCAACATCTCCAGCGTCAGCGCACACCGGCCGACCCCGGGCACCGCCGCCTATGGTGCGGCCAAGGCCGGCATCGACAACCTGACCACCACGTTGGCCGTCGAATGGGCACCCAAGGTGCGGGTGAACTCCGTGGTCGTCGGCATGGTCGAGACTGAACAGTCCGAACTGTTCTACGGCGACGCCGAGTCGGTGGCCGCGGTGGCTGCTACTGTCCCGCTCGGCCGGCTGGCCAAGCCTGCCGATATCGGTTGGGCTGCAGCATTTTTGACGTCGCCGGCCGCCTCTTACATCAGTGGTGCAGCTTTGCAGGTCCATGGCGGTGGCGAACCGCCGAACTACCTCGACGCCTCAAGCGCGAACAAAGGCGCGTAGCGCCACAATCCAACACGGTAGGAGATTCGTAATGACATTGCTCGACGGCCGCGTGGTTATCGTGACGGGTGCCGGTGGCGGTATCGGACGTGAGCATGCGCTCGCGTTCGCCGCCGAAGGTGCCCGCGTCGTGGTCAACGACATCGGGGTGGGCCTGGACGGTTCGGCCGCCGGCGGCGGCAGCGCCGCGCAGAACGTGGTCGACGAGATCGTCGCTGCCGGAGGCGAAGCCGTCACCAGCGGTGCCAACGTCGCCGACTGGGCGCAGGCCGAGGGCCTCATCCAGACCGCCGTCGATTCCTTCGGCGGCCTCGACGTGCTGGTCAACAACGCCGGCATCGTGCGCGACCGGATGTTCGCCAACGCCACCGAAGAGGAATTCGATGCCGTCACCGCCGTGCATCTCAAGGGGCATTTCGCCACCATGAAGCACGCCGCGGCCTACTGGCGCGCACAGTCCAAGGCGGGCAACACCGTTGACGCCCGCATCATCAACACCAGCTCCGCCGCGGGCCTGCAGGGCAGCGTCGGCCAGGCCACCTACAGCGCCTCCAAGGCCGGCATCGCCGCGCTCACGCTGGTGGCTGCCGCCGAGATGGGTCGCTACGGCGTCACCGCGAATGCGATTGCGCCGTCGGCTCGTACCCGGATGACCGAGACCGTGTTCGCCGACATGATGGCCACCCAGGACGATGCCTTCGACGCCATGGCTGCGGAGAACATCTCACCGCTGGTGGTGTGGCTGGGCAGCGTCGAGTCAAAGGGCGTCACCGGCAAGACATTCGAGATCGAGGGCGGCAAGATCCGCGTCGCCGAGGGCTGGGCCCACGGACCGCAGATCGACAAGGGCGCCAAGTGGGATCCCGCCGAGCTGGGCCCGGTCGTCAACGACCTGCTGGCCAAGGCGCGCACCGCGGTTCCCGTCTACGGCGCGTAGGTACTTCCGACGAACAGTCCCCCGCAAGCGGGTGGAACCCCCAGCGTAGGCCCCCGAAATCCGTTGATTTCGGGGGCCTTTGCGTCTGCTTGCGCAGCGTAGTGGGGTTAGGCGGCGTCCTTGCTGCCGGTATCCTTGTTGTCAGCGGCGCCCGTGTCGGCCTTGGCCTTGCCGGTTTGGCCGGTGGCCTTCTTGACGGCATCGCCGATTTTCTTGATCGACGCCGACACCTGGTCCTGGGTGTCCTCGACCGCGGTCTTGACCCGTTCGCCGTTTCGGGTGAGCGACTTCGTCACCCCCGGCAGAGCCTTGTTGCCGTCCGACAGATCAGTCGCGCCACGGGGCTTGACGATGCGGTCGAGCGCCTCCTCGGCCTTCGCCCGCACCGGGCTGCCGACCGACGCAGCGGCTTCCGGTTCCTTGGCGGCTGAAACCTTTTCGTCCGATCCCGCAGGTGCGGACGCCGGAGATGACTCCGGTGCCGACGCCTTCGGTGCCGACGCGAGACGATGCGAGACCACGTTGGTGTCAACCGCGGTCTTCATGTTCTCCACCTCGGTGGACACCTTCTCCTGCAGTTGGTCGGTGGCGGTCTGCGCCGGGGGAAGGACCCGCTTGATGATCTGTGCGCTGATCGCCCGGTTGAACTTGGTCACCGAGAAGGATGCGTCGGCCACGCTGTGGCTGATCGCGGTCGCGATCTTCGTGATGTCGCCGGTCTGGAAGGCCGCTTTGACCTGATCAGCGGCGGCAGTCAACTGGCGGGACAACGTTCGAAGTTGAAGGCCCATCTCGTGCCCGAAGGTCGGTTCAGGGCTGAACTGCTGGCCGTTCCAGTTCACCAGGGTCCAGCCGTCTTCGTTGTTGCCCTCGATGACCACGTAATCGGTGTTGTCCAACTGAGCTGACTGCAGCAGTTGGAGCTTCTCCATCACGGTGAGGTTGTTCACGTTCATCATCGTCCAGAACATGATGGTTCCGCCGTGCGAGAACACCACAGCGTTGCGATCGCCGTTGTCATAGATGGTCTGCAGCGCACCGTCGACCCTGGCGTCGAACGAGTATCCGTTCTCGGTGGTGCCCGGCATGAACGTGCCCTTGTTGAACATCGACTCGGGGATCTGGGGGATGACGCCCGGGAACGTCCACCCGATCGGATACAGGCCGTACCCGCCCTGGGCGCCAGACTCCGGCGTTCCCTCGAAGACGCCGGCCGGGATCTCCTGGATGCCGTCGATCACCTGGATCGGCATGCCCAGGTACTGCGACATGGGCGCCGCGGTCAGCTGGGTCCGCACCATCGTCGACGCGTAGATGCCGTCGTAGTTGTTGTCGCCCAGCTTGGCGGCGATGTCACGTGCCTGCTGCTGCCCCTTCTCGGTGAGCACCGGACCGGGTGTCGACGTGTCGATATTCCCGGAGGCATTGCCCGCCGACTCGCCGTGACGGATGAACGTCACGCGCATGGTCTCTGCAGCATGGGCGACGGGCATCGCCAGGAAAAATGCAAGGAATGCCAGGGCGACACCCCCTAGAAGACTTCGAATCCGTGACGCCGGCGCGTCACCTCTACGGCGGTTCATGTGCTTCCTCCCTCGTGGCTGTACAGATTTCACCTGACCTGCCGGTGACGGTTCGCTGGCCGGCCAGATGAATTGTCTGATCGTTCGCTGTCAGGGCGAGCATTTATCCCAATGTGCGGGAAGGAATTTGACAAGATTTTTGGCTCTGCTACCCCCTCTGTTCTGGGGCGGAGCAGATACGGCTCAGTCCCCCTCCTCGGGCGAGGAGGGGGACCGACCCGGTCGGTATTACATTGCGCTACTGCCTATTTCACGCGGCGTCCTTGGTCTTCTGCTTGGGCTTGCTGTCGTCGGACTTGTCAGCCTTGCCGGTCTTGACGGCACTGGTGAGCTTTTTGACGGTCTCGCGGGCCTGCCGGGCAGAGGACTCGACCTCGCCGCGCACGTCGTCCGTGGCCCGGTTGACCCGGTCGCGAACCGCGGAGACCGCCTTACCCGGCTCTGCCTTGTTGCCGTCGGTCAACTTGGTTGCACCGTTGGTGGCACGGACGGTGGGGGTCGTGGGCTTGACCGATTCGGTGACCTTCTTGACCTCCGTGGTGGCGCCCTCGGTGACATTCTCGACGGCGGTCTTGGCGCCCTCGGCGAGGTCGCCCACCGCCGGGTTGTCATTGTCCGCGGCGACGTTGAGGGTGCTGACCTTCGACACCTGCGACGTCGACTGGCCGATCGAGCCGGGGATGCCGGTGATGGCGTTGACGGTGTCGGTCACCGAGTCCTTGACGAATTTGACCCCGGCCTGGGCGACGTCCTGGACGCCCTGCGCACCCGTGGTGACGATGCCCTGCGCATCCAGCGAGAGAACCGGAATGCGCATGTTGTAGACCGCCTTCTGCGGCGCCACGATCAGGTCGCGCACATTGACGAACATCTGTGTCGGGTAGTTGGCCGCGCCGACTTCTTCGCCGGCCCATTCCTTGAGGGTCCAGCTGCCGTCGTCGTTCTTCTCCACGACCACCGTGTCGGTGTTGTTCAACGGATGCTGCACGATCAACATCAGGTTCGGGTTGTCGACGTTCATCATCGTCCACATCATGATCGTCGCGCCGTGCGAGAACACCGCGGCGTCGATCTTGCCGTCGCCATTGGTGTCTTCGGTATCCGACTCGACCTGAGTGAGGGCATTCGTCACGCGCTCGTTGAACTCCAGGCCGGTCTCGCCGCCGGGGACCGGGATGAATTGCAGGCCCATTGTCCACGCCAGGGGAGCGAGGATGTAGCCGATGCGGCCGATCCCTTCACTTTCGGGCAGGCCCTCGAAGATGCCGGCACTGATCTCCTGCACACCGGAGTTCTGCTGCGGGTGGTCCGGGTCGAACGCGCCCAGGATCGTGACGTTCAGTCCGCTCTTGTCGGCGAACGGCTTGGCGGTCTCCTGGGTGCGAATCATGGTCGAGGCGTAGAGCGCGTCGAACGCGTCGGCGGTCTGGCCATTGGCCCAGGCCTGCGCCTGCTCCTCGCCGGTCGCGCCGCCGTTCTGGTTCACCTGATCGTTGGTGAGATGAGGCCCCGGGGTGTTGGTGTCGATGTAGCCGGAGGCGTTGCCCTGCGACTCGGCGTGCCGGATGAACGTCACGGTCATCGCCGCGGCGGGCAGGGTCGCGGCGGCGAACAGAGAACATGCCGTCAGGGTTGTTGCGGCGGCACCGGCGGCCCGGCGTCGAGTGGGTCGTTGCATTGGTTCTCCGTCGATTCACGAATGTGTGGGCTGCCGCTCACCTAGCGTTCACTGTGTGTGCGCTCACAGAACATAAATCAGAATCTGTTCACTCGTCAATTCTGCTACGCGGAGTTGCGTAATGTCCGCACAACAGACAGCGCCCCCGGACAATGTCCGGGGGCGCTGTCTGCGGTCAGGGGGCGGTCAGACCGGGTCGCAGATCACGATCGGGATCTTGCGGTCGGTGTAGGACCGG encodes:
- a CDS encoding NAD(P)H-dependent flavin oxidoreductase, translated to MGKLKTPLTELVGIEHPVVQTGMGWVAGARLVAATSNAGGLGILASATMTLEELQTAVTKVKAATDKPFGINMRADAGDAGARVDLLIREGVKVASFALAPKPELITKLKDAGVVVIPSVGAAKHAKKVAGWGADAVIVQGGEGGGHTGPVATTLLLPSVLDAVKDTGMPVIAAGGFFDGRGLAAALSYGAAGVAMGTRFLLTSDSTVPDTVKERYLQAALDGTVVSTRVDGMPHRVLRTGLVEKLESGSGVRSLAAAVSNAQKFKKYSGMSWLSIAKDGLAMREGKELTWSQIVMKANTAMLLKAGLVDGNTDAGVLASGQVAGIINDLPSCAELVEKIVDDAVAHLQSASGYIQ
- the ipdB gene encoding cholesterol ring-cleaving hydrolase subunit IpdB, whose translation is MIAVTRAEVCAIACAELFRDAGEIMASPMTTVVQIGARLARLTFSPDILLTDGEARILADTPAIGAPFAVEGWMPFNRVFETLAWGKRHVVMGANQIDRYGNQNLSAFGPIQQPTRQMFGVRGAPGNSINHATSYFVGNHSKRVFTESVDIVSGIGWDKINFNNDGNPENPAYRFANVYQVVSNLGVFDFNGPEHQMRAVSLHPGVDAQQVADNTTFEVHGLEAAGETRLPTDEELTLLREVIDPKSLRDKEVKAVEAK
- the ipdA gene encoding cholesterol ring-cleaving hydrolase subunit IpdA; protein product: MTDKRTTLDEAVASIESGMTIGIGGWGSRRKPMAFVRALLRTDVKDLTVVTYGGPDLGLLCSADKVKRAYYGFVSLDSPPFYDPWFAKSRTTGAIEAREMDEGMLRCGLQAAAQRLPFLPIRAGLGSDVRTFWGDELKTVKSPYPTGEHYEELIAMPALNLDAAFVHMNLGDAKGNAAYTGIDPYFDDLFLMSAQRRFLSVERVVSTEELVKAVPTQALLINRMMVDSVVEAPGGAHFTTNEPDYRRDEKFQRHYAEAAGSEETWAEFVKTYLSGSEADYQAAVRKFKQDQEASK
- the echA20 gene encoding (7aS)-7a-methyl-1,5-dioxo-2,3,5,6,7,7a-hexahydro-1H-indene-carboxyl-CoA hydrolase — translated: MTITTKTVEPGIVSVTVNYPPVNAIPSAGWFELGDAITAAGRDRSTHVVILRAEGRGFNAGVDIKEMQNTEGFGALIDANRGCYHAFKAVYECEVPVVAAVNGFCVGGGIGLVGNADVIVASDDAKFGLPEVERGALGAATHLSRLVPQHLMRRLFFTAATVPAETLHHFGSVHEVVPREDLDESALRVARDIASKDTRVIRAAKEALNFIDVQPVNARYRMEQGFTFELNLSGVSDEHRDAFAGTEKRSK
- a CDS encoding SDR family oxidoreductase — encoded protein: MTDTPEAGAINLGLTGKVVLVTGGVRGVGAGISAVFAGQGATVVTCARRRVEGLPYEFHSCDVRDDESVAAMIAAIVAKHGRLDVVVNNAGGSPYVAAADASAKFSTKIIELNLLGPLSVSQHANAVMQKQETGGSIVNISSVSAHRPTPGTAAYGAAKAGIDNLTTTLAVEWAPKVRVNSVVVGMVETEQSELFYGDAESVAAVAATVPLGRLAKPADIGWAAAFLTSPAASYISGAALQVHGGGEPPNYLDASSANKGA
- a CDS encoding SDR family oxidoreductase, which produces MTLLDGRVVIVTGAGGGIGREHALAFAAEGARVVVNDIGVGLDGSAAGGGSAAQNVVDEIVAAGGEAVTSGANVADWAQAEGLIQTAVDSFGGLDVLVNNAGIVRDRMFANATEEEFDAVTAVHLKGHFATMKHAAAYWRAQSKAGNTVDARIINTSSAAGLQGSVGQATYSASKAGIAALTLVAAAEMGRYGVTANAIAPSARTRMTETVFADMMATQDDAFDAMAAENISPLVVWLGSVESKGVTGKTFEIEGGKIRVAEGWAHGPQIDKGAKWDPAELGPVVNDLLAKARTAVPVYGA
- a CDS encoding histidine phosphatase family protein; amino-acid sequence: MNRRRGDAPASRIRSLLGGVALAFLAFFLAMPVAHAAETMRVTFIRHGESAGNASGNIDTSTPGPVLTEKGQQQARDIAAKLGDNNYDGIYASTMVRTQLTAAPMSQYLGMPIQVIDGIQEIPAGVFEGTPESGAQGGYGLYPIGWTFPGVIPQIPESMFNKGTFMPGTTENGYSFDARVDGALQTIYDNGDRNAVVFSHGGTIMFWTMMNVNNLTVMEKLQLLQSAQLDNTDYVVIEGNNEDGWTLVNWNGQQFSPEPTFGHEMGLQLRTLSRQLTAAADQVKAAFQTGDITKIATAISHSVADASFSVTKFNRAISAQIIKRVLPPAQTATDQLQEKVSTEVENMKTAVDTNVVSHRLASAPKASAPESSPASAPAGSDEKVSAAKEPEAAASVGSPVRAKAEEALDRIVKPRGATDLSDGNKALPGVTKSLTRNGERVKTAVEDTQDQVSASIKKIGDAVKKATGQTGKAKADTGAADNKDTGSKDAA
- a CDS encoding histidine phosphatase family protein; the protein is MQRPTRRRAAGAAATTLTACSLFAAATLPAAAMTVTFIRHAESQGNASGYIDTNTPGPHLTNDQVNQNGGATGEEQAQAWANGQTADAFDALYASTMIRTQETAKPFADKSGLNVTILGAFDPDHPQQNSGVQEISAGIFEGLPESEGIGRIGYILAPLAWTMGLQFIPVPGGETGLEFNERVTNALTQVESDTEDTNGDGKIDAAVFSHGATIMMWTMMNVDNPNLMLIVQHPLNNTDTVVVEKNDDGSWTLKEWAGEEVGAANYPTQMFVNVRDLIVAPQKAVYNMRIPVLSLDAQGIVTTGAQGVQDVAQAGVKFVKDSVTDTVNAITGIPGSIGQSTSQVSKVSTLNVAADNDNPAVGDLAEGAKTAVENVTEGATTEVKKVTESVKPTTPTVRATNGATKLTDGNKAEPGKAVSAVRDRVNRATDDVRGEVESSARQARETVKKLTSAVKTGKADKSDDSKPKQKTKDAA